The DNA sequence TCAGCCAGAGGATGACTTTCTGAATGCTGGAACAtacagtgatgtgtttttcagcGAGGTGGAGGGCTCAAGCAGTCCAGGGTGGAGACTGAAGTCACCAGAGGAATTCGAGGAAGAAACAGGTCTCAAACCCAGACCTTCTCTGAATTTTTTCAACGTGTTCAAGGATTTGGAAGATGCAATACAGAAATGCCAATCGAGAAGAGATGCTCTTGAGTATGAAGATACGATGGCATTTCTAAGCCTCCTAAAATCTTGTCTACATCTGGATCCTAGCAAGAGAATCACACCAAAGGAAGCACTAAAACACCCCTTCATTGCAATGACTCACCTGGCAAATGAAAAAGACAGTCACTCATATGCAGGTGAGGCCCATCAGTTCATGGCTGTTGGCCCCATAGATTATGCAGATGAAGTAGGTGATTCTCCACACTAAGTGCCGTTCAGGAAATTGTAGACATCAGGACGGGAACAAAGGACAAACTGTCAGCAGAGTGAGGGCGAGCATGGTTTCCATCTAAGGTCCTAGGGCTTGTCAGTGTAGAGAATTAATGTTATCCTCATGCTTGTCAGGGTTTACGccgggtgctccggtttcccccatttcaacaaaatgaaaaaaatctctttGACATTCAGTGGGGAAAGCATGGCGGCTCAGTGCCCTGCTGGTGAAGCTGCTGATGAACCAGCTTCGTCAGCAACTTCACCAGCAGGGCAATCATCAATGACGGTCTCATTAATGATGCTGGGCCGAGCCTCAGTGATATCAGTGAGGTGTCTACACAGAGTCCACAGGATCTTAACagcctgttcaccctgctgctgtctggaaggagacagagaggcgtTCGCTGTTGTACCACAGATGAGTTGCCTCATCCTACAGCTGCTGCACATGCTTGTTCTTATGGTCTTGTTTTATCGTATTGTTCTGTAATTTCTGAATGCTCAGCACTGACCAGTTGGATTGTGTTTTTGGGGGGaatatttttcattaataatttgtcatttttaaattacttttattgTTACCTTACCTAAACTTACATACATGTAATAAAGACGCATTGTAATATTTTCATGtgctgtgatgtttattagCTTCCCATCCCGCACAGCataccagcaccaaaacacaacatatgctggtcttgctggtcaCCAGCTATGTTCTCTCACTACTTGCATGGGTTTACTCTGGATTCTCCAGTTTCCCCCAACATcaacaaatattcacaaaataaaaataaataagaatcaCTAAGAgagtctcattttcatttgttggtaaaaaaaacaacaacaaaacaaaacaaaacaaaacaaaaaaaaaaacgttaacaTGAATTGGTTGATTTTCAAAGTTATTCCACAAAGTACGGAATTAGATTAGAATCATGTCCAGGCCAGAGTAAGTACAGAATAAGGAAAAGTGAGTATGGAGAAATATTTGTGTTTCCAAGCTGTTGCCCTGTTCTGAAATATATCAGATTCAGAATCCTAGAAATAAATGGATCATACAAGCAGAGCTCAGTGTTTGGAGCAGTCATTTAATGCTATGTCAGAGAGCGTGGTCCAGAGCTTTGTGTCGTCAAAAGCAAGTGTTGGTGCCAAAATCCTGCATGGAACAACGTGAATGCCTCTCACAGTTTGCACAACAGCTCTTTACCAAATACCTTAAAACTGTGCCAAAGACACTGATGacgagaaaaagaaaaattcctGCCATATTTTCTGCTTACATACACAATAGCATCACACCAAATATTAAGCTTGTCGCAACACTTATCACTTATGCAGCAATGTAGTTTTCAGAGGTTAACTTTTGTCAACTCATGTTTGGATCCTCATtcataaaagagacaaaagaattTAAGGACAGTAATTAAGTCAAATGCTTCTTGTAGTCCTGAGTTACTTGCAAAGTCAGTTTTTCAGTCACTTTTGCTCCACAGTCCCTGGAGGCTGATTGTTGGGACCAGCACATATTTTCCTACAGTAAACAATGTGCACACTTACTGTCCAATAGGTGGCGGTAGAGGTCTGTCACGCTTCCTGCTGACAACCAATGAACACGAAGAAGTGACGTGACGTAATGCGGAAGTGAGTTCCCACTACGAGCCATGAAGCGATTTTCAGgctttttcatctttaaaaaaacatttattattcacGTATCAAGGAAGTAGTTATCTTAGAATATCGCCCAACTCGTTGGCTTATCTTACGAGTAGCTACAACGTGCCAGAGAGGATTTAACAAGATAAATTCTGGAGGATTTTACAGAAAAGCTCTGGATTTACGCTGTTTCCACTTGTCAACACTGTGATCAAAATGGACGCTGCGCTTGCTAGGAGCGCATACAGATGCTTGATAGACACAATAATGCCACAGAAGGACAAGTGAGTGTTGAGTATAGAGTTGAACCTAAATGATGCTGGGTCGTCTGTTCTCAGGATGGCTTTGGTTCCGATCAGATCGCCCTGGGTTCTGCCTGGGAACGTGTTTATTGATAAGCCTCATGCTGCTGTTGTACGCTGGGGGCATCCAAGCAAGTCTGAGCTTAGGTCCAGGTGGAGACTTCCCGAGGTTCAGAGGTAAGTGTGCAGCTTTATACTAACCAACACATCTGACAGTGAATTGATGGTGAAATCAAAGCTTATAAcgcagctcctcttcctcctcctcctcctcctcctcagatgtGTTCCTGTATGCCCTGAGCCATGATGACCTGCCCTCTCTCCTGGTCAGTgtggctctcctgctgctgcttggcAGGTGTCAGGAGCATCGCTGGGGAACAGTCGCCTTCCTCGCCCTCTCCATCCTGACCATGATCACACTACCTCTCCTCTACGCCCTGGTCCTCTTCGTGGGCAGCGGCGAAGCAAGTCGCATCTGTGGTCACTCTGCCATCCAGCTGGCTCTGTTCACGGCTCAGTGTCGTCAGGCGAcccagaggaggctgctgaggTGTCTGCCGGTCTGGTGTCTCCCCTGGCTGCTCCTGCTGGttggtctgctgctgctgcccggcACACCAGCCTTTCTCCACTTCTGCACAATATGCATCGGACACAACTGTATCCTTTCCTGCGTATACACTCATCTTATTCATGACCTAAAATATATTCTGCTCGCAAGAGGCACAGTTAACTTTGACCAGCTAAACATGTGCAGTTAAAAAGTAGTATGATGTTTGTGGAGGCTGCCTCtaatgatgtcactctgtggctaagttgcattgtgggtaatgtaggtgccaggttttgaaaagctaATACTCTTGGACACATTATTGGTGAAGGTATAAAGAAATGATTCAATTCAATTCTGCAGAGATATATCTCCTTTTTTTCTACgcatcttcatttttttcaaaacttggcacctacattacccacgatgcaacttAGTCACTGAGGCTgtttatcagatgacatgcagcttgtTCTGGGGCCACAGAGGGAGGATTTCCCTTTCACAGCAGTGCTTCTCCTCTGGCTGCAGTCAGAACAAATCACAGTGTCCCAGCACACGCCAGGATACGACTGACATTATTTTATTACCAGCTACCTTCAAGACAAGAGGGAGTGAACTGAATGTTTCACAAGCAGCTTCGTCAGACTCTGCTGCTTAATTGCCAACAGGTGTTTCCTTTTAAATTGTCAGGCGCTGATCAGCAGAGAATGAAACAAGGTCACATTCTGCTGCACAGGTTCAGAAAATCcaatataacaataaatacaacagTTCCACGGTGTGaaattataaaaatacattgcCATTTTGTATAAAATTGTATACAAATCGGCTGAAGCTACATGTGAAGTAAATAAAATGGTGTCAGTCATATCTTGGTGTGCGCTGGgctgttgatttattttcttggcGGTTTATACTACTTTATTTCATGACCTGcaaacatgttcatgtgtatCATTTAATATTACAATGATTCACGCTCAAGTTCTTTTGTAATCATACTTAACGTACCTCGCAGATCATCAGTCCTTCATTGGGTCGTTACAGGAGCTGGAGGAATACAGAGTTCTGGATTTTCTTCCTGATTGGGCATATGTTCCCACATCAGCCCGCCTCAGATTACCAACCTACACTACCTCACAGAGGTCTGATCCACCCTATTCACATCAAATGTCACACTTGGCACCTGcactgatttaattatttttaacatttaatgtgttGCTACAGATCACTTCCTCATAGGAGGCCTGCAGATCAggcagctgctcctctcctgaGGGATCCATCTGTCCTGAACCACCACCAATGGGTGGATCCAGTACCGGATTGGGTAATAAAAGACTCTGCTGCTCAGTCTGAGGCCGACGTGTTGGAGGATCAGATGCTACGGGCTGGAATACTGGCGTCATTACAGGATGCTCCTGACGACCCTAATGCAAAAGTGGAGGTTCCCAAATCGTCAGTTTCCTCCCTGCGGTTAGTGATAACTTTATTCATGTAATATattgttttgggtttgtttCAATCTCCTCACATTATTTCCTGTAACAGTTTTAAGTTATGTGATTAATTTAAATAATCATTCATGTTTCCCCTCAGactccagcagctggagaagaTGGGATTCCCCACAGAGAAAGCTGTCGTGGCACTGGCAGCTTCCAAACAGCTAGATGGCGCCATCTCTCTGCTCATCGACGACAGCGTTGGCGAACAGGCGGTGGTGGTGTCGAAAGGAAAGATGCCACAGAGCACATAGACAGCCAGCGTCGCTCCCACGGACTGACACCGTGTTTGCATTTGTGGAGTGAACTGGACACGCGTTATGCTTGGATTCTGCTGAGCTTCAATATTAGATTTTTCCCTGTGGGTGACTTATAGAGCCATTTAATGAAAGGAAATCATGGGAAAGTGGAAGGAAGTCTAACGGATGAAAACTTGACTCGTATATCATAAAGTTTACATTGGAGGTTGTGGATGTTATTCCTGCTGCGATCGCGTTTAATGAGCACCGACACAAAAAAGACGAGAGGAGAcgtgtttaaaaaacaagaacaaaacagtgAACATCATTTTATTACACCGATCATCTAGACAGGATTATCtcaacacagtaacacatttgcaagaaataaaagtttgaaatatgaaatggtTACACGACAGCatacaaaataaactacaaatgatcattttaaatagTTTCACAATAGGTTCGATATAtaagctggaaaaaaaaaaatcaggacaGTTTAAGCAATTTACCAACACAACAGTGGTAAAAAATATGTTCAAGTTCCTTTAacagttttgctttttctctctgtgtgtttattaaacatctgacatgttttatgacAACGCAATCAAACCcaaatgtttgtgctttttattttgttgttgtacatCTTGTAAATATTCCGTTGCATATAAAATCACTTCATCAGTATGTACTtgaagggggggaggggagacaCTCACACCAGAAAACTACAAATCACTGTTAGCAACACGTATCTCAGTTAGAGTGGAGATGACTTCATCTTCTTAGTGCACTACATAACATCGAGTTAAACAATATGATAGAAGAATAACAAAATGAGTACTAGAGGAAGagggtgtgttttttgtgtgtgtacttgtgtctGCAAACTGTACATGCGCAATATACTTAAATAGTGGAATCTCTTCAGGTTGCAGTAACATTGTGAAAAGCAATACAAACTCAAATCCAGTCTGTTTCCTCACAACTGATTCCTCCTTGAATTTGTTACTCTAAAATGACCCTTGTTGTCCAGAACTCGTGGCTCGAGGAGCGCCGCAGAAGAGTGagagtttccttttttttttgtttgtttttgttttcatacatcTTTACTCTGAGGCTTTTTAGTTCTGTAGCCAAAGACATGAGAcgcaggaggagctgcagggtgtGTTATGGGAAGATAAGTGTTTGGTTATGGAGATGggtgaggtggtggtggtggtggtggtggtggggggtcgAGCTAGTTCTCAGGTTCCCGATGGAGGAGAGCATTGTGGAGTTTCCCTGAGGTGTCCCCCCATCCTAAATCTGACGGCAAAGCCCACGGAGGGTATCAGATAAGGTCTAAATCTGTTGAGTGCCGATGAGACCTATAGGAGGGGGGAGTCAACCCAGCCCGTGATCCTCAGGGTGAGCGGGAGGGGGGAGCTACTTCCCTCGAACCTTGGTGTcggaggacagaggagaagcAAGTCGATATGGAAGCACACCTGCTCGCTTATCTCTGTAGAAACTAGGGGAGACTGTGCCAAACGGTCCATCCCCAGACCCTAGATCAGGCTCTGTTGAAGAAAGACAGCAGTTGGAACGGGGCCTCGCTGTCCATCAGTGTTTGTGCACACTGTGGTCCCTAATCCTGACGTAGCTGCTAACATGGAGGTGACAGGAGTGGGTTCTTATTATGATACGATACCAGTGGCCCAGTTCTGATGTTAAAACCATGAACACACTAATGAGTCACAACGTCACAGAAGCCGAGAGCGGCCGTGCTTTCAAGGATTATCAGTTTGAATGCTGCTATCCTCAGATCACAAGTTATTTATGTCATTGTCTCCAGAAAACGAGCTCCGTCATCTCAACATTATCAGTCATTATCAGTGTTTATCACTCTTATTTATATgcataatttaatttaaatatatagTTTATTTTCCAGTCCCCCTCAGAAAACAAGGACTGTTTCAAGCCGACCGCTGCATGTGATCATATTTCTTACAATAAATAACCAAAATGTAAAGACCCAAATATCAAATCAGTTCTCATAACAAACTTAATAACAAGTTAatatggtttgtttttccacccCACAGATCAGCATTTGTAGGCCTCTCATCAATCTTATGAACTGTCTTGATTATTCTAATAAGTAAACCTGTTATTATgtaaaaactaataaataattAACTTGTGATCTTGAGATAACAGcgataaaaaataaattgtgaGCACGACCGTTCTGAGCTTCTGTTCAACGTTCAAAGGATTTAACAAATTCTTCTTCACCTGAAGGAGGTGCATCTGCTGGTGGCTAccataattatcattattaatacatgtttatgtttttttcttaaagattAATTGtctcaaaagaaaacatatctAACATAAAATTGAAAGATTTACCTACATTTGAGAATCAAAACCCAGTGAAAGTCTCGTATGTTTCACTTAAACAGTTCATACATTATCAAAAAATCACATTCTTATTGCATCAATAACACGATTGCTCATTTAACTAATCGTCTCATTGACTTATGAACTGCTGCTCCACTGACTGGACCTGCATAGTTTACAGCCATCCAGACATATTAACCTACAAAGCActaatgttatttaaaaaaaaaaaaagattaaatccCTTGAGAGCTTTGTTTCAAATCTCAGCTACATTCGTGACTAAATAACATCAGCAACACCCAAACAAGTAAACTGTCATCTGATTTAGATTCAAGAGTTGCTAAATCCTCTGTGTGTGACGTCATCTCATGTTTCGAAACAAGCCCCACACGCTttaaatcagaaacagaaataactCGTGTGAAATAACCCAAAATATTAAAGCTTtggtagaaaacaaaaatgttctcgTAGGACCACATCTCTAgttaaaaaaagctgtttttttgttagtttttttttgtttttagggcCTTTGAAGTGACACATCCAACACaattcacacatgaaaaatacattcctaaaaaaaaaaaaaaaaagactacttTACTTTTCAGTGACTAGATCAACATTCAGCAGTTCAGTAAAACAAAGTGGCTAATGCGCTAACGCTTCACGTCAGTTTTGCGGAGCTGTGGGTGAGGAAGTCTCAGCGTTACCTGGCCAGATGATAGCCTCCAGCAGCGTCACCCTGCGAGCCAGAAGCTCAAGGTCTGCCTGCAAGTCGTGGAACATCTGCAAGCTAACGTCCTATCAGAGAGCAGTGACAGGGGGGACTGTGTGTGATTGGGGTGGAAACACCAGCCTGAGTCCCGGGGCTGTACTCGCGACTGTTTCCACTCCCTGTCCCAGCAGTGAGGTTCggtgggaggagggtggagcacacacacacacacacacacaccgccaaccaccaccaccaccaccacctttgACCCCTGCCTAAAGCTGACCCTGCCTCAGGCCTCCTACTCACCATGAATACCGATCATAGTCTCAAGGATTAAAACCCTCTCGGCTAAGATCTTCAGCGCCTCTCTGATCTGATGTATTCCGTCCCCCTGTGAAGATAGATACAGCCGTCAAGGTAAAGAGCACAAGCCAAAGGAACTGCTCGCCAAGATGCAagtcatttgttgttgttttctctcagtaCAGTTCAGCAGTTAGAAGGTTAAAACAGTCCACATGTCTGCCCAGCACTCTCAAACACATCTGcatccctgtgttttttttatttttattttttttattttcgcTGTCAGACTCTGCCATGCCGGGCTGGGCGACATCAGCATGCACATTACAGATCAGCCTCACGTCAGCGACATAACACAGCTGGGGTTTACACTCTCCCAGGGGTTTCATGCCATCTGCATTCATTATTAAGCCCAGGTGAGTGTTGTTGTTTCAGCACCACAGCTTTCATTCTTAACGCTGCGGTCAACAAAAGTCATTCACTGTCACCTGACGGAATGAAGCCAGTGTAGATTTACTCTGAAATCTAAATAAATCTGTCTTTTAAGGAGAAGGCGATGGCTTCATGAGTCACACCTTTAGGACAATAACACAAGTGGTTGAAGAAGAGAAGTAAAGCAGACAAGCGACCGTTACAACAAAAGGCGtgcagagagaagctgaagCTTTTGGTGCCGAGGTGAGCGATTCACACGATGAAATGCTCTGATTAGTGAGACAAACCAGGGACGGACTGAGcgtttgaagaaaaaaaggcaaagtttGACTGAGTCAGACGATGTGGAGACGTCGGAGTGTGGGttcactccctctcttttgTTCAGAGTGTCAAAGTATTTTGATGAATTACAGTTAAATATACAGTTAAATCTCAATAATTTCTTCGTTGGATCATTCCTGATTGATATGTTAGTttattgtgtatgttttttgtttttgtttagtttttgtaaGATTGTCCCAAATTAAATCATGGTCATTATTTACTCTATAAGGGAGTGAAGAAGTCTGTTGTATGAATCCTGACAGCTCTTATCTGATTTTATGACATCTCGTGTTCACAAATAAAACTTTGccttatttctgtttctgaacgGCACCGTGTTATTTCACTCATGGTTAGACACACTTTGTCAGAAAAACATCCAtcccagacttttttttttttaagtggcgCAGAACCTGAAGATGAAATCATGCAAGGTTGCATCGTGGGATGAAAGAGGATAGCTGTATCCACTCCACTCACATCAGAGCACAACACCTCTAAACCCAACAGGACCCACCACTGACACATATGGAGTCATTTGGCATATACATGTTCAAACTCTCTCAATTGATGGATCAGATGCAAGACAGCACATGTAGAATTTGAATACAGTGAATATAAATTTCTTTCTCCCAGTCCGAGCTGGGGCATGgttgttgtttactgtaatttCTGCATTAATATCAATATGTATATGCCAAAGTCAGATGCTGAAAAGGTGACTGTGAAAGGTAGCCATGGGGACAGTAGCTTGcagagggagtcagacagcttTAGGGTCAAGAGGACAGTGTCGTGACAGGGGACAGCAGTCCAGAGCACACCCCGAGGaccgacaaaaacaaaaacacgttAACACTGAAAGGTTCCACGCACAACATCAGACAAATAAATGATATATACAACAATATACAACAGACTTAATGACCAtcaacagggaggagaggatggacttgagagagaaagagagagagaaacataaacacagtgatCGTAGAAAAAGGTCGTAACCATAACCtgagacggggggggggggggcatggtTAGACTTTAAATCAGGTTTACTGAGAAGACTTGTTGCATTGCAGAGTGAACGTGTgatgacataaataaaaatatcttaCATTTAGATTGCTCTTGTAAAATgaggaagaggtgaaagaaaaataagggttagacagacagagaaaatattaaatgttcGACAAAGgaatcttatttttcttcttcagatcATCAAAGTAAAACCCTCCAGTGCAGAATCCCGTGTCAACTGTCAACCAACAACAACTACGTTCTTACCGGCAAGCCCTTCTCTCCCGGCTCTCCCTTGAGACCCGGCGTTCCCTGCGAGAAGAACatcaacaacagaaaataagtGAGTGTGAAGAGACATTAATGAAAGCAGTGCAGCGGTTTAGTTCAGCCGAGAGCGCTCGCTCTCTCTGATCTGGTACGTGtagtttacagtaaaataacCAGCTATGACATGTGTTGATGTTTCCCTTCATGCACTCGCGGCAGCGGGAGTGGACGTGGCTTACCGGCTCGCCTCTGAAGCCCCGCTCTCCTGGGTAACCTAAAGGACCCTGAAAAACCAAAAGGCATGTCAGGGAGAGTTTTGTTTAAGGACGCAGATCAAAACATTGCAGAGCTCTGAGCAGGACTCACTCTCTCCCCGCGCTCTCCCTTCGGCCCCACAGGGCCGTGAGCTCCCGGAGCTCCAGGTTTACCCTGCGTTGAATCAGGGAggaaattcaaaatgacaatgatttatttgtattgAGATAAATGTTACAGTGACTGCAGGGTAGCACAATGTGTGAGGAAGCTCACATTCTGTCCTGATGGGCCAGGAGGTCCTAACGGGCCTCTGGGACCTGGAGGACCTGCATGATGCAAGAAAAGAGtcatattaatatttttaccttcttcttttctgctttaacgTGTCATTCTGAACTAAATATTGACTGCACAGTGAAACAACTGCAGGAAAATGGCACCATGCACAGATAGAATGGATCCCAATAAGACTCAGTTTCACTTTACGCTAC is a window from the Acanthopagrus latus isolate v.2019 chromosome 5, fAcaLat1.1, whole genome shotgun sequence genome containing:
- the rhbdd3 gene encoding rhomboid domain-containing protein 3; this encodes MMLGRLFSGWLWFRSDRPGFCLGTCLLISLMLLLYAGGIQASLSLGPGGDFPRFRDVFLYALSHDDLPSLLVSVALLLLLGRCQEHRWGTVAFLALSILTMITLPLLYALVLFVGSGEASRICGHSAIQLALFTAQCRQATQRRLLRCLPVWCLPWLLLLVGLLLLPGTPAFLHFCTICIGHNYHQSFIGSLQELEEYRVLDFLPDWAYVPTSARLRLPTYTTSQRSLPHRRPADQAAAPLLRDPSVLNHHQWVDPVPDWVIKDSAAQSEADVLEDQMLRAGILASLQDAPDDPNAKVEVPKSSVSSLRLQQLEKMGFPTEKAVVALAASKQLDGAISLLIDDSVGEQAVVVSKGKMPQST